A genomic region of Dunckerocampus dactyliophorus isolate RoL2022-P2 chromosome 8, RoL_Ddac_1.1, whole genome shotgun sequence contains the following coding sequences:
- the znf831 gene encoding zinc finger protein 831 isoform X3 — MINDLDNKAGHLGGTNMEACSSQTKQLTCEQERSEGPKSTGWRTKQSPDANCQYVDRSGGETGDDDNGGRKRTEVETLPGQWSTATSNCRPTQSPDIITAREQEAESKVDCGPEEQHGGISEFSLHERAANMADNTDVHLLEFQQQATEMNNNSLSEEHSLQQTNSSQSQFVETRPFFLQSEPGTTLTHTLQDQRMITSVQKPSTDDNMAACFSHKSELESSPKSPNPSSVDKTRLSTDLSQVCPCRDVCRCNALTGDNAMKTVCQCKPLLRPSTDNKPVSPDSTCQGMDPHEDTGKGHSVFLADQTAECWIGGARPVQSCHEYTEDTSSSDDEDKLIIEL; from the exons ATGATAAATGACCTGGACAACAAAGCAG GGCATCTGGGGGGAACAAACATGGAGGCCTGTTCATCCCAGACAAAACAGCTGACATGCGAGCAAGAGCGCTCTGAAGGACCAAAGAGCACAGGCTGGAGAACGAAACAAAGCCCAGACGCAAACTGCCAATACGTGGACAGGTCAGGAGGTGAGACTGGAGACGATGATAATGGAGGAAGAAAGAGGACTGAAGTGGAAACGTTGCCCGGCCAGTGGAGCACGGCTACGTCTAATTGCAGACCAACACAGTCACCAGATATAATAACTGCAAGG GAACAAGAGGCAGAGAGCAAGGTGGACTGTGGGCCAGAGGAGCAACATGGTGGAATCTCAGAGTTCTCTCTACACGAGCGAGCTGCAAACATGGCTGACAACACTGATGTCCATCTTTTGGAATTTCAACAGCAAGCAACGGAAATGAACAATAATTCTTTATCAGAGGAACACAGCTTGCAACAAACGAATTCAAGTCAATCCCAGTTTGTAGAGACAAgacctttttttctacaaagtgAGCCTGGCACCACTCTGACGCACACATTACAAGACCAAAGAATGATCACGTCTGTTCAAAAACCAAGCACAGATGATAACATGGCGGCCTGCTTTTCCCACAAATCTGAATTAGAAAGTTCTCCAAAATCCCCAAATCCCTCTTCTGTCGACAAAACCCGATTGTCAACCGACCTGAGCCAAGTTTGTCCATGTCGTGATGTCTGTCGATGTAATGCTTTGACAGGAGATAACGCAATGAAAACTGTATGCCAATGCAAGCCTTTACTGCGCCCGAGTACTGATAATAAACCAGTTTCACCTGACAGCACGTGTCAGGGCATGGACCCTCACGAAGACACTGGCAAAGGCCACTCTGTCTTCTTGGCGGACCAAACAGCGGAATGTTGGATCGGAGGAGCGAGACCTGTGCAAAGCTGCCACGAGTACACAGAAGACACCAGCAGCAGTGACGATGAAGACAAGCTCATCATCGAGCTTTAA
- the znf831 gene encoding zinc finger protein 831 isoform X1, whose protein sequence is MTWTTKQVIRDVHPGHHNHHNSSSVTMETGKQEIEKAQKEMAAYTHSLPGVSVQAVLQSSAGEQEPAKLCLPMPPIYSKETLPFLTLHIVGGLQSQSGLNLAAAAPIARPKSSGKHVCPHCGRDCMKPSVLEKHLRCHTGERPYPCTICGVSFKTQSNLYKHKRTQVHARLSYESEQSSVGSLEGISRDMCTTDSSLDECPKESLSLEQDAKTAEETKNRKKQGNEQPQPLLNPNQHIPLQRQGATLFSKQWENSGCKAKSKSHDSIDSGFSEGSDQCPTPASLIPDHRVESLASCGTHHSEEHTNTRAPLEAGLQGLGETERQKDHKALEERISKLISDNTSVVEDKLLENVRPRKTILSKQGSIDLPMPYTFKDSFHFDMRNNKALNMGLQKNSGLYRSAPTQHSTTMEPAPLVRSNSLPFSVTLFQPEKSCPNPSVQSDYTMLAQSGSEAISPTTFGIKSSNHHSSAHHPLVRQTAIDCNPPTEACVMNSSVESASLSCDGDDSDIHGEPRKRKFQRKKSQKFAYNKWYAYRGGTFRKLYSADKVDDGGVGKSRRTPTSNQEHEFVQGLQRRLSVITKEAVMPVASFATGNTQLCSSGSSFVKNSNSDISHQTFHTLQGNSSGSAVKTTLWRNPSLLSFPLFSTGSPNMHKTDNTDRGVEGLQEKHTSHICGESDSKKQRTDDKVFWPVGMETDPHTSTKTPHLTTVAVPRQNTNLSYVNQPTNPKPAQVKRVVFPTPSVNKAPSPSSAKNSFLPKYQLKLPNTAEPESTPVPVAEPSMTGTLLPVIKTTMDTPTIATKVNQTPTVAVKAFSQGNPALLSYTHASGASGQLNLVNRLNTTVSSTPTTPCHIVPLDSGQPTGQNVFHVHTADLQICLQIISDEQLALIEPQIERQLGNTLSQRQNVDKMTSGVIQMKAHNSVSSTNEGRHLEEPSSPNGLDQSLPLPTPDLENRNPIQVGEMQTEHSDYTQATDLAESEPPEDGCLPHGHSLVNTTTEAVSSENMVSTAVLTTTVNPEGSQTLTFPSPSTEIQSSMKSGSLEESQHGHTIQGSWSTASTMEAQSEPCAQAHVEPIQSTNASISVDTCQIPKEADRQASVYTNSAESASSQTLLLLKHAQSECNRVGQYDSPSQTQEQSLDRISTQPKLTTESSNIQEENAEAVPDLPAGIQSPITGHLGGTNMEACSSQTKQLTCEQERSEGPKSTGWRTKQSPDANCQYVDRSGGETGDDDNGGRKRTEVETLPGQWSTATSNCRPTQSPDIITAREQEAESKVDCGPEEQHGGISEFSLHERAANMADNTDVHLLEFQQQATEMNNNSLSEEHSLQQTNSSQSQFVETRPFFLQSEPGTTLTHTLQDQRMITSVQKPSTDDNMAACFSHKSELESSPKSPNPSSVDKTRLSTDLSQVCPCRDVCRCNALTGDNAMKTVCQCKPLLRPSTDNKPVSPDSTCQGMDPHEDTGKGHSVFLADQTAECWIGGARPVQSCHEYTEDTSSSDDEDKLIIEL, encoded by the exons ATGACCTGGACAACAAAGCAG GTAATAAGAGACGTGCACCCGGGACATCACAACCATCACAACAGCAGCAGTGTTACCATGGAGACTGGCAAGCAAGAGATAGAGAAAGCACAGAAAGAGATGGCTGCTTACACGCACTCATTGCCTGGAGTATCAGTGCAGGCTGTGCTTCAGTCTTCTGCAGGGGAACAGGAGCCGGCCAAGCTCTGTCTTCCCATGCCTCCAATCTACTCCAAGGAGACACTTCCTTTCCTGACGCTCCATATTGTTGGTGGACTGCAATCCCAGTCGGGATTGAATCTGGCAGCTGCTGCTCCGATAGCCAGACCAAAGTCTTCAGGTAAGCATGTGTGTCCTCACTGTGGGCGTGACTGCATGAAACCGAGCGTCCTGGAGAAGCATCTCCGCTGTCACACTGGGGAGCGGCCTTACCCCTGCACCATTTGTGGAGTTTCTTTCAAGACTCAGAGCAACCTTTACAAGCATAAGCGGACTCAAGTTCATGCTCGTCTTTCATATGAATCGGAGCAAAGCAGCGTGGGCAGTCTAGAGGGCATATCCAGAGATATGTGTACCACTGATTCATCTCTGGATGAGTGCCCAAAGGAATCGCTAAGCCTGGAACAGGATGCTAAAACAGCAGAAGAAaccaaaaacaggaaaaaacagGGCAATGAACAACCACAACCTCTGCTGAACCCTAATCAACACATTCCTCTTCAGAGACAAGGGGCCACTCTGTTCTCCAAGCAGTGGGAGAACTCGGGATGCAAAGCGAAATCAAAGAGCCATGACAGCATTGACTCAGGCTTCAGTGAGGGCAGTGACCAGTGCCCTACTCCAGCAAGTCTTATACCTGACCACCGTGTAGAAAGCCTTGCAAGTTGTGGCACACATCATTCTGAAGAGCATACTAACACACGTGCACCTTTAGAAGCAGGTTTACAAGGGCTCGGTGAAACTGAGAGACAGAAAGATCATAAAGCACTGGAGGAGCGGATATCCAAACTGATTTCAGACAACACATCTGTTGTGGAGGACAAGCTCCTGGAAAATGTGAGGCCACGTAAGACAATTCTGTCGAAGCAGGGTAGCATTGACCTCCCGATGCCGTACACGTTCAAAGACTCCTTTCACTTTGACATGAGGAACAACAAGGCCTTGAACATGGGATTACAAAAAAATTCTGGATTGTATCGCTCAGCACCAACCCAACACTCCACAACCATGGAGCCTGCCCCCTTAGTCCGAAGCAATTCCCTACCATTCAGTGTTACTCTCTTTCAGCCCGAGAAGAGCTGCCCAAACCCTTCCGTTCAGAGTGATTATACAATGCTTGCACAGAGCGGAAGCGAAGCTATCAGTCCAACCActtttggaataaagtcaagcaATCATCATTCATCCGCCCATCATCCACTGGTTCGTCAAACTGCTATAGACTGCAACCCCCCTACAGAAGCTTGTGTAATGAACTCATCTGTGGAGTCTGCCAGTCTCAGCTGTGACGGGGATGACAGTGACATTCATGGAGAGCCCAGAAAACGAAAATTCCAGAGGAAGAAATCACAGAAGTTTGCTTACAACAAGTGGTACGCATACAGAGGGGGAACATTCAGAAAGCTCTATAGCGCTGACAAAGTTGACGATGGGGGCGTTGGTAAAAGCAGGAGGACACCCACATCAAATCAAGAGCATGAGTTTGTTCAGGGCCTGCAAAGGAGGTTGTCAGTCATTACCAAAGAAGCAGTTATGCCGGTGGCGAGCTTTGCAACCGGCAATACACAACTTTGTTCTTCAGGTTCCTCTTTTGTAAAGAACAGCAATTCAGATATAAGTCATCAAACATTTCACACATTGCAAGGCAATTCCTCAGGCAGTGCTGTCAAAACTACTCTTTGGAGAAATCCCTCTTTGTTATCGTTTCCATTATTCTCAACTGGATCACCTAATATGCATAAAACTGACAACACCGACAGAGGAGTAGAAGGGCTTCAAGAAAAACACACTTCACACATCTGTGGAGAATCCGACAGTAAAAAGCAGAGAACTGATGACAAAGTATTTTGGCCTGTGGGGATGGAGACTGACCCACACACCTCGACTAAAACCCCTCATTTGACCACTGTTGCTGTGCCTCGACAAAATACAAACCTCAGTTATGTCAACCAACCAACAAATCCAAAACCAGCTCAAGTCAAAAGAGTTGTCTTTCCTACACCCTCAGTTAATAAAGCGCCCAGTCCCTCTTCTGCCAAGAACAGCTTTCTTCCAAAGTACCAGCTGAAGTTACCAAACACCGCAGAGCCTGAATCAACTCCGGTACCTGTTGCTGAGCCTTCAATGACAGGaactctcctgcctgtgattAAAACCACAATGGACACACCAACTATTGCTACCAAAGTAAACCAGACACCCACTGTTGCAGTTAAAGCCTTTTCACAAGGCAATCCTGCTCTTTTGTCCTACACACATGCTTCAGGGGCGTCCGGTCAGTTGAATCTTGTAAACAGATTAAATACCACAGTTTCAAGCACCCCAACGACGCCATGTCACATTGTGCCACTTGACTCAGGACAGCCAACAGGTCAGAACGTGTTTCATGTTCACACAGCGGACCTTCAGATATGTCTACAAATAATATCTGATGAACAGCTGGCTTTAATTGAACCCCAGATTGAGCGTCAGCTGGGAAATACCCTTTCTCAGAGACAGAACGTGGACAAAATGACTTCCGGGGTGATCCAGATGAAAGCACACAACTCTGTCTCCAGTACCAATGAGGGGAGGCATCTTGAGGAGCCCAGTAGTCCAAATGGGCTTGATCAAAGTCTGCCTTTACCAACGCCCGACTTGGAAAACAGAAACCCTATCCAAGTAGGTGAGATGCAGACAGAGCACAGTGATTATACACAGGCTACAGATTTAGCTGAATCAGAACCACCAGAAGATGGATGTTTACCACACGGTCACAGTCTTGTCAACACAACCACAGAGGCCGTGAGCAGCGAAAACATGGTGTCAACAGCTGTTCTAACCACAACTGTAAATCCAGAAGGGAGCCAAACCTTGACCTTTCCTTCCCCAAGCACAGAAATTCAGAGCTCCATGAAAAGTGGATCGTTAGAAGAAAGCCAACATGGACATACAATTCAAGGAAGCTGGAGTACTGCAAGTACAATGGAAGCCCAGAGTGAACCTTGTGCACAAGCACATGTGGAGCCCATTCAGTCCACGAATGCTTCCATTTCTGTGGATACATGTCAAATCCCTAAAGAAGCAGACAGACAAGCATCCGTCTACACCAATTCAGCGGAATCTGCATCATCACAGACTCTACTTTTGTTGAAGCATGCACAATCTGAATGCAACAGGGTGGGACAATACGACAGTCCTTCCCAAACACAGGAACAATCCCTGGACAGAATAAGCACACAACCAAAACTTACCACAGAGTCATCTAATATCCAGGAAGAAAATGCCGAAGCCGTTCCAGATTTGCCTGCAGGTATTCAGAGCCCGATTACAG GGCATCTGGGGGGAACAAACATGGAGGCCTGTTCATCCCAGACAAAACAGCTGACATGCGAGCAAGAGCGCTCTGAAGGACCAAAGAGCACAGGCTGGAGAACGAAACAAAGCCCAGACGCAAACTGCCAATACGTGGACAGGTCAGGAGGTGAGACTGGAGACGATGATAATGGAGGAAGAAAGAGGACTGAAGTGGAAACGTTGCCCGGCCAGTGGAGCACGGCTACGTCTAATTGCAGACCAACACAGTCACCAGATATAATAACTGCAAGG GAACAAGAGGCAGAGAGCAAGGTGGACTGTGGGCCAGAGGAGCAACATGGTGGAATCTCAGAGTTCTCTCTACACGAGCGAGCTGCAAACATGGCTGACAACACTGATGTCCATCTTTTGGAATTTCAACAGCAAGCAACGGAAATGAACAATAATTCTTTATCAGAGGAACACAGCTTGCAACAAACGAATTCAAGTCAATCCCAGTTTGTAGAGACAAgacctttttttctacaaagtgAGCCTGGCACCACTCTGACGCACACATTACAAGACCAAAGAATGATCACGTCTGTTCAAAAACCAAGCACAGATGATAACATGGCGGCCTGCTTTTCCCACAAATCTGAATTAGAAAGTTCTCCAAAATCCCCAAATCCCTCTTCTGTCGACAAAACCCGATTGTCAACCGACCTGAGCCAAGTTTGTCCATGTCGTGATGTCTGTCGATGTAATGCTTTGACAGGAGATAACGCAATGAAAACTGTATGCCAATGCAAGCCTTTACTGCGCCCGAGTACTGATAATAAACCAGTTTCACCTGACAGCACGTGTCAGGGCATGGACCCTCACGAAGACACTGGCAAAGGCCACTCTGTCTTCTTGGCGGACCAAACAGCGGAATGTTGGATCGGAGGAGCGAGACCTGTGCAAAGCTGCCACGAGTACACAGAAGACACCAGCAGCAGTGACGATGAAGACAAGCTCATCATCGAGCTTTAA
- the znf831 gene encoding zinc finger protein 831 isoform X4: protein MEACSSQTKQLTCEQERSEGPKSTGWRTKQSPDANCQYVDRSGGETGDDDNGGRKRTEVETLPGQWSTATSNCRPTQSPDIITAREQEAESKVDCGPEEQHGGISEFSLHERAANMADNTDVHLLEFQQQATEMNNNSLSEEHSLQQTNSSQSQFVETRPFFLQSEPGTTLTHTLQDQRMITSVQKPSTDDNMAACFSHKSELESSPKSPNPSSVDKTRLSTDLSQVCPCRDVCRCNALTGDNAMKTVCQCKPLLRPSTDNKPVSPDSTCQGMDPHEDTGKGHSVFLADQTAECWIGGARPVQSCHEYTEDTSSSDDEDKLIIEL, encoded by the exons ATGGAGGCCTGTTCATCCCAGACAAAACAGCTGACATGCGAGCAAGAGCGCTCTGAAGGACCAAAGAGCACAGGCTGGAGAACGAAACAAAGCCCAGACGCAAACTGCCAATACGTGGACAGGTCAGGAGGTGAGACTGGAGACGATGATAATGGAGGAAGAAAGAGGACTGAAGTGGAAACGTTGCCCGGCCAGTGGAGCACGGCTACGTCTAATTGCAGACCAACACAGTCACCAGATATAATAACTGCAAGG GAACAAGAGGCAGAGAGCAAGGTGGACTGTGGGCCAGAGGAGCAACATGGTGGAATCTCAGAGTTCTCTCTACACGAGCGAGCTGCAAACATGGCTGACAACACTGATGTCCATCTTTTGGAATTTCAACAGCAAGCAACGGAAATGAACAATAATTCTTTATCAGAGGAACACAGCTTGCAACAAACGAATTCAAGTCAATCCCAGTTTGTAGAGACAAgacctttttttctacaaagtgAGCCTGGCACCACTCTGACGCACACATTACAAGACCAAAGAATGATCACGTCTGTTCAAAAACCAAGCACAGATGATAACATGGCGGCCTGCTTTTCCCACAAATCTGAATTAGAAAGTTCTCCAAAATCCCCAAATCCCTCTTCTGTCGACAAAACCCGATTGTCAACCGACCTGAGCCAAGTTTGTCCATGTCGTGATGTCTGTCGATGTAATGCTTTGACAGGAGATAACGCAATGAAAACTGTATGCCAATGCAAGCCTTTACTGCGCCCGAGTACTGATAATAAACCAGTTTCACCTGACAGCACGTGTCAGGGCATGGACCCTCACGAAGACACTGGCAAAGGCCACTCTGTCTTCTTGGCGGACCAAACAGCGGAATGTTGGATCGGAGGAGCGAGACCTGTGCAAAGCTGCCACGAGTACACAGAAGACACCAGCAGCAGTGACGATGAAGACAAGCTCATCATCGAGCTTTAA
- the znf831 gene encoding zinc finger protein 831 isoform X2, translating to METGKQEIEKAQKEMAAYTHSLPGVSVQAVLQSSAGEQEPAKLCLPMPPIYSKETLPFLTLHIVGGLQSQSGLNLAAAAPIARPKSSGKHVCPHCGRDCMKPSVLEKHLRCHTGERPYPCTICGVSFKTQSNLYKHKRTQVHARLSYESEQSSVGSLEGISRDMCTTDSSLDECPKESLSLEQDAKTAEETKNRKKQGNEQPQPLLNPNQHIPLQRQGATLFSKQWENSGCKAKSKSHDSIDSGFSEGSDQCPTPASLIPDHRVESLASCGTHHSEEHTNTRAPLEAGLQGLGETERQKDHKALEERISKLISDNTSVVEDKLLENVRPRKTILSKQGSIDLPMPYTFKDSFHFDMRNNKALNMGLQKNSGLYRSAPTQHSTTMEPAPLVRSNSLPFSVTLFQPEKSCPNPSVQSDYTMLAQSGSEAISPTTFGIKSSNHHSSAHHPLVRQTAIDCNPPTEACVMNSSVESASLSCDGDDSDIHGEPRKRKFQRKKSQKFAYNKWYAYRGGTFRKLYSADKVDDGGVGKSRRTPTSNQEHEFVQGLQRRLSVITKEAVMPVASFATGNTQLCSSGSSFVKNSNSDISHQTFHTLQGNSSGSAVKTTLWRNPSLLSFPLFSTGSPNMHKTDNTDRGVEGLQEKHTSHICGESDSKKQRTDDKVFWPVGMETDPHTSTKTPHLTTVAVPRQNTNLSYVNQPTNPKPAQVKRVVFPTPSVNKAPSPSSAKNSFLPKYQLKLPNTAEPESTPVPVAEPSMTGTLLPVIKTTMDTPTIATKVNQTPTVAVKAFSQGNPALLSYTHASGASGQLNLVNRLNTTVSSTPTTPCHIVPLDSGQPTGQNVFHVHTADLQICLQIISDEQLALIEPQIERQLGNTLSQRQNVDKMTSGVIQMKAHNSVSSTNEGRHLEEPSSPNGLDQSLPLPTPDLENRNPIQVGEMQTEHSDYTQATDLAESEPPEDGCLPHGHSLVNTTTEAVSSENMVSTAVLTTTVNPEGSQTLTFPSPSTEIQSSMKSGSLEESQHGHTIQGSWSTASTMEAQSEPCAQAHVEPIQSTNASISVDTCQIPKEADRQASVYTNSAESASSQTLLLLKHAQSECNRVGQYDSPSQTQEQSLDRISTQPKLTTESSNIQEENAEAVPDLPAGIQSPITGHLGGTNMEACSSQTKQLTCEQERSEGPKSTGWRTKQSPDANCQYVDRSGGETGDDDNGGRKRTEVETLPGQWSTATSNCRPTQSPDIITAREQEAESKVDCGPEEQHGGISEFSLHERAANMADNTDVHLLEFQQQATEMNNNSLSEEHSLQQTNSSQSQFVETRPFFLQSEPGTTLTHTLQDQRMITSVQKPSTDDNMAACFSHKSELESSPKSPNPSSVDKTRLSTDLSQVCPCRDVCRCNALTGDNAMKTVCQCKPLLRPSTDNKPVSPDSTCQGMDPHEDTGKGHSVFLADQTAECWIGGARPVQSCHEYTEDTSSSDDEDKLIIEL from the exons ATGGAGACTGGCAAGCAAGAGATAGAGAAAGCACAGAAAGAGATGGCTGCTTACACGCACTCATTGCCTGGAGTATCAGTGCAGGCTGTGCTTCAGTCTTCTGCAGGGGAACAGGAGCCGGCCAAGCTCTGTCTTCCCATGCCTCCAATCTACTCCAAGGAGACACTTCCTTTCCTGACGCTCCATATTGTTGGTGGACTGCAATCCCAGTCGGGATTGAATCTGGCAGCTGCTGCTCCGATAGCCAGACCAAAGTCTTCAGGTAAGCATGTGTGTCCTCACTGTGGGCGTGACTGCATGAAACCGAGCGTCCTGGAGAAGCATCTCCGCTGTCACACTGGGGAGCGGCCTTACCCCTGCACCATTTGTGGAGTTTCTTTCAAGACTCAGAGCAACCTTTACAAGCATAAGCGGACTCAAGTTCATGCTCGTCTTTCATATGAATCGGAGCAAAGCAGCGTGGGCAGTCTAGAGGGCATATCCAGAGATATGTGTACCACTGATTCATCTCTGGATGAGTGCCCAAAGGAATCGCTAAGCCTGGAACAGGATGCTAAAACAGCAGAAGAAaccaaaaacaggaaaaaacagGGCAATGAACAACCACAACCTCTGCTGAACCCTAATCAACACATTCCTCTTCAGAGACAAGGGGCCACTCTGTTCTCCAAGCAGTGGGAGAACTCGGGATGCAAAGCGAAATCAAAGAGCCATGACAGCATTGACTCAGGCTTCAGTGAGGGCAGTGACCAGTGCCCTACTCCAGCAAGTCTTATACCTGACCACCGTGTAGAAAGCCTTGCAAGTTGTGGCACACATCATTCTGAAGAGCATACTAACACACGTGCACCTTTAGAAGCAGGTTTACAAGGGCTCGGTGAAACTGAGAGACAGAAAGATCATAAAGCACTGGAGGAGCGGATATCCAAACTGATTTCAGACAACACATCTGTTGTGGAGGACAAGCTCCTGGAAAATGTGAGGCCACGTAAGACAATTCTGTCGAAGCAGGGTAGCATTGACCTCCCGATGCCGTACACGTTCAAAGACTCCTTTCACTTTGACATGAGGAACAACAAGGCCTTGAACATGGGATTACAAAAAAATTCTGGATTGTATCGCTCAGCACCAACCCAACACTCCACAACCATGGAGCCTGCCCCCTTAGTCCGAAGCAATTCCCTACCATTCAGTGTTACTCTCTTTCAGCCCGAGAAGAGCTGCCCAAACCCTTCCGTTCAGAGTGATTATACAATGCTTGCACAGAGCGGAAGCGAAGCTATCAGTCCAACCActtttggaataaagtcaagcaATCATCATTCATCCGCCCATCATCCACTGGTTCGTCAAACTGCTATAGACTGCAACCCCCCTACAGAAGCTTGTGTAATGAACTCATCTGTGGAGTCTGCCAGTCTCAGCTGTGACGGGGATGACAGTGACATTCATGGAGAGCCCAGAAAACGAAAATTCCAGAGGAAGAAATCACAGAAGTTTGCTTACAACAAGTGGTACGCATACAGAGGGGGAACATTCAGAAAGCTCTATAGCGCTGACAAAGTTGACGATGGGGGCGTTGGTAAAAGCAGGAGGACACCCACATCAAATCAAGAGCATGAGTTTGTTCAGGGCCTGCAAAGGAGGTTGTCAGTCATTACCAAAGAAGCAGTTATGCCGGTGGCGAGCTTTGCAACCGGCAATACACAACTTTGTTCTTCAGGTTCCTCTTTTGTAAAGAACAGCAATTCAGATATAAGTCATCAAACATTTCACACATTGCAAGGCAATTCCTCAGGCAGTGCTGTCAAAACTACTCTTTGGAGAAATCCCTCTTTGTTATCGTTTCCATTATTCTCAACTGGATCACCTAATATGCATAAAACTGACAACACCGACAGAGGAGTAGAAGGGCTTCAAGAAAAACACACTTCACACATCTGTGGAGAATCCGACAGTAAAAAGCAGAGAACTGATGACAAAGTATTTTGGCCTGTGGGGATGGAGACTGACCCACACACCTCGACTAAAACCCCTCATTTGACCACTGTTGCTGTGCCTCGACAAAATACAAACCTCAGTTATGTCAACCAACCAACAAATCCAAAACCAGCTCAAGTCAAAAGAGTTGTCTTTCCTACACCCTCAGTTAATAAAGCGCCCAGTCCCTCTTCTGCCAAGAACAGCTTTCTTCCAAAGTACCAGCTGAAGTTACCAAACACCGCAGAGCCTGAATCAACTCCGGTACCTGTTGCTGAGCCTTCAATGACAGGaactctcctgcctgtgattAAAACCACAATGGACACACCAACTATTGCTACCAAAGTAAACCAGACACCCACTGTTGCAGTTAAAGCCTTTTCACAAGGCAATCCTGCTCTTTTGTCCTACACACATGCTTCAGGGGCGTCCGGTCAGTTGAATCTTGTAAACAGATTAAATACCACAGTTTCAAGCACCCCAACGACGCCATGTCACATTGTGCCACTTGACTCAGGACAGCCAACAGGTCAGAACGTGTTTCATGTTCACACAGCGGACCTTCAGATATGTCTACAAATAATATCTGATGAACAGCTGGCTTTAATTGAACCCCAGATTGAGCGTCAGCTGGGAAATACCCTTTCTCAGAGACAGAACGTGGACAAAATGACTTCCGGGGTGATCCAGATGAAAGCACACAACTCTGTCTCCAGTACCAATGAGGGGAGGCATCTTGAGGAGCCCAGTAGTCCAAATGGGCTTGATCAAAGTCTGCCTTTACCAACGCCCGACTTGGAAAACAGAAACCCTATCCAAGTAGGTGAGATGCAGACAGAGCACAGTGATTATACACAGGCTACAGATTTAGCTGAATCAGAACCACCAGAAGATGGATGTTTACCACACGGTCACAGTCTTGTCAACACAACCACAGAGGCCGTGAGCAGCGAAAACATGGTGTCAACAGCTGTTCTAACCACAACTGTAAATCCAGAAGGGAGCCAAACCTTGACCTTTCCTTCCCCAAGCACAGAAATTCAGAGCTCCATGAAAAGTGGATCGTTAGAAGAAAGCCAACATGGACATACAATTCAAGGAAGCTGGAGTACTGCAAGTACAATGGAAGCCCAGAGTGAACCTTGTGCACAAGCACATGTGGAGCCCATTCAGTCCACGAATGCTTCCATTTCTGTGGATACATGTCAAATCCCTAAAGAAGCAGACAGACAAGCATCCGTCTACACCAATTCAGCGGAATCTGCATCATCACAGACTCTACTTTTGTTGAAGCATGCACAATCTGAATGCAACAGGGTGGGACAATACGACAGTCCTTCCCAAACACAGGAACAATCCCTGGACAGAATAAGCACACAACCAAAACTTACCACAGAGTCATCTAATATCCAGGAAGAAAATGCCGAAGCCGTTCCAGATTTGCCTGCAGGTATTCAGAGCCCGATTACAG GGCATCTGGGGGGAACAAACATGGAGGCCTGTTCATCCCAGACAAAACAGCTGACATGCGAGCAAGAGCGCTCTGAAGGACCAAAGAGCACAGGCTGGAGAACGAAACAAAGCCCAGACGCAAACTGCCAATACGTGGACAGGTCAGGAGGTGAGACTGGAGACGATGATAATGGAGGAAGAAAGAGGACTGAAGTGGAAACGTTGCCCGGCCAGTGGAGCACGGCTACGTCTAATTGCAGACCAACACAGTCACCAGATATAATAACTGCAAGG GAACAAGAGGCAGAGAGCAAGGTGGACTGTGGGCCAGAGGAGCAACATGGTGGAATCTCAGAGTTCTCTCTACACGAGCGAGCTGCAAACATGGCTGACAACACTGATGTCCATCTTTTGGAATTTCAACAGCAAGCAACGGAAATGAACAATAATTCTTTATCAGAGGAACACAGCTTGCAACAAACGAATTCAAGTCAATCCCAGTTTGTAGAGACAAgacctttttttctacaaagtgAGCCTGGCACCACTCTGACGCACACATTACAAGACCAAAGAATGATCACGTCTGTTCAAAAACCAAGCACAGATGATAACATGGCGGCCTGCTTTTCCCACAAATCTGAATTAGAAAGTTCTCCAAAATCCCCAAATCCCTCTTCTGTCGACAAAACCCGATTGTCAACCGACCTGAGCCAAGTTTGTCCATGTCGTGATGTCTGTCGATGTAATGCTTTGACAGGAGATAACGCAATGAAAACTGTATGCCAATGCAAGCCTTTACTGCGCCCGAGTACTGATAATAAACCAGTTTCACCTGACAGCACGTGTCAGGGCATGGACCCTCACGAAGACACTGGCAAAGGCCACTCTGTCTTCTTGGCGGACCAAACAGCGGAATGTTGGATCGGAGGAGCGAGACCTGTGCAAAGCTGCCACGAGTACACAGAAGACACCAGCAGCAGTGACGATGAAGACAAGCTCATCATCGAGCTTTAA